The Leishmania braziliensis MHOM/BR/75/M2904 complete genome, chromosome 9 DNA window TAGGCGCTGGTGCTCTTCCTGGAGAGCCGCCTGTGCTAACGTtgcctccttcagcttctgctccagcgccgccagctgaACTGCGTGCTCCACTGCTCGCTTtgcatctgctgctgctggtgcctcCTGTTGGTGCCGATCCTTTTCCGCCTTCATGGCCTTCTCGTGACGCTGCGCCTCGGCCAGCTGCTTCTTCATGGCGTCCAtctggtgcagcagctgcttctcgcgcgctgccgctgcggcctgTGCCTTGTCGAGCTCCTCCTGGAGCCTCGTCCTCTCTTCCACAAGAGCTGCTTGGGCGGTGCGTAGCTGACCCTCGAGATCTTCCAAGgccttctctgcctgtgcCGTCGACagttcagctgctgcgcgggcTCCTCGCGCATCGGTCTCCACCTTCATTATCCGCTCTTCCGCCGAGGCCATCCGAACCTGTGCAGCTGTGACTTGATCTTCAGCGCTCTTGACCTTGGCTTGGCTCTcggccagcgccgccttgtgcacctctgccgcctcctcacagactcgcagcagcgcctggacgcGTTCGAGTTGAGTTGTAGTCACCTCAAGTGCCTGCCGCATCGCTGCCTTTTCCTGGAGTGCCTCCTGAGAGGCCAGGCGCTCTCCGACGTCGTCGAAGGCTACCGTCTGACTCGCCGTCTGTGCCGCCAAGGGCCGCTTGTCCGCGCCGAAGGCATCGCGCAGCGACTGAGTCTCACGGGGAgcctccgtctcctcctgGACCTCTTCCTCCAACGACGCCAGAGGTGCCACTTGCTGCCGCTCACGTAGGCCTTCCTCGTCCAACCAGTCGCGTGTGCGTTGGCGCTGCTTGTAAATCGCCATCACCGTCGGGTACGCCCTCTCTTTGATCGCTGCTCGCACGGcctcactgctgccgctgtcgggGTGGGATACGGCGCACTGCCCATGCAGACTCCCGCGCGCCCACTCAACGTCTACCGCAGCGCGGTCTGGGTCCTGGCAGATCATGGGCACGTCCTCCACAGTGGTTCGACGCAGATCGCCAGGTGAGTCCTTCACCACCTTTTCCCATTCATTTCCTGTGAGGTCTTTTCCATGTTGCGTGACTATGGTGGCGTTCGAGGAGCGTTGGCTTGCGACTGTTGCGGATGTTGGCGGGAGCGGCAACACCGCCCGTTTAGGGTCCGGCAGAGCTTCCGCaacgagctgctgcttcaccaTCGTGAGCTCGACTATGTCTGCCGCGGGTGTAGCGGTGTTGTGGTAGAGGGAGGTCTCTCCAGACTTCTCGCAcgtccgctgctgctggtggccCACGACACACaggatgctgctgcgaagaATGTAGCTGCTGTGCAGGGAGCCTGGCTGAGGGCACATCCACCGCGAACCAGGAGGCATCATCGTCAggacctgctgctgctgctgctgctgctgggccaCTGTCAGCGAAGTAGGAGAATTGTTGGCAGCGCACACACTGCCCGTCCTCTTCGTCATGTCGTCGTCTGTCATCGCAGCTGCGTCAGTTGCGGCGCGCGGCACCGAGGCGTTGCCAGCTGGGACGGCTATGACAGCGGCCATTGTGCtcgaccgctgctgcgcggcatcAACACAGGCTTCCGCGGCCGCGTTACTGTTCGCCGTTGCCTCCGAGGAGTCAGCCGTTGCTGCCTGGGCTGCTGTGGAGCGCAGCCGTGCTGACGTCGACATGGGCGGCGCCGCACCGCTAGCGGGGCTCACCGATGTtcggtggaggcgctgcgtaCTCGTCTTCGCCGCTCCTGGCGACTCGGCCGCTGGCACAAGGGCGTCTGTTAAAGCTGACGAGCGACGCTGCGACCATGTCTCGCAGTTCGTAGGGTAGATGTTGAGTGCGTCGgagcgctgctcctgcagctgacGTGTCTGCTCAGACATGACGGCCTCGATCTCTTCCtcaaggcgctgcagctccgctgcttctgccTTCATCTTTCTGCGAGCGTCAGCGAGTGCTTTGATGCGCTCAGCATTCTCTGCCCTGAACCGTGCATGGGCGTTGCCTGCGTCTACCAGTTGGACCTGACGCATCACCCACTCGTAGAACTGACCGAGAGCCTGACTACCTTTGAGTGCATCGGCGTAAGAGAAGTGTGGGTTCGATATAAAGTTCTTCCTCAGCTCCTGCACTTCGGCCGGCGTGAGCTGCACGTtgtgggaggaggcgacCTTAGAGATGAAGGACGGGCTGCGCATTGCAGTCACCACGTCAGTCCAGTTCTTCGTCTTCTCACCGAGCACGCAGAGCACGGCGTCCATAACAAGCTTCACCACTGCCGGCGGCAGCCGGTAGCCCTGAATTTCTCGCAGATGCCGTCTATCAATGTGCTGTACTTTCTCTTGTGCGTCGCGCAGCTGTCGCCTCGCGTCTTCGAGGGACGCCTGCACTGTTTTCTGGGCCACTTGCAACTCGCGTTGGCTCTTGCGCGTCTTCCTCATCTCGCCGAGGATTTTTTCGACGCGGTGGAGGAACTCGACACGCTTTTCCTCAATTTGTCGAGTCGGCACTGGATTTGCATCCCCATCGCCATCTACCTCGGCGGTGACACCCTccgtgctgccgcggtgcagGTCGTCAGCGTGGAGGAGGCTTCTGCACTCCCTGGAGTGGGTCGTGGAGGCCAGCACGCGCGTGTACGCTTGCGAGAGCGCCGCGGCGAGCTGCTTGTCGTtctcgtcatcatcgccgccgacggcgctcctgcagtggcggctcGCCGCAATGGTGGGAGAGCTGTCAGAGTCAATGCCGTCTTCATCCCGTTCGAAGCGCTGCATTTCTTCTAACTCCTTGTGCGTGGCGTTGATGTCGGCAAGGTGAGCGGCCGACATGACGACGTGCCGctgggaagagggagggtggcTGCCGataccaccaccaccacttgACCTTGTCGGAGTCCCAGCGGTAGCATCCGACGGGTTGAAATGTCCAGCGTCTCCGTGTGCACCAGCTACCGGTGCCAGCGGGATCCATGGCTGGATCAGCACCGTCTGACACGCAGATGCCGGCATTGGCGACGGGGTGACCATAACAGTGACAATGCCCACCCTATCATCCGGAGCGCCGCCGTTGGCGTGGTTTGCCTTCGGCGGCATGACCTCTAGTGACTTTCCCTTGCCATTCGTAGGCGCTGCGTTTGCTTCGGCGGGGGCAGTGGTGTGTGCTTCCACAGAGCCGccagcagtggaggaggaggagggaagcgcCAGAATGGATCCAAGCCGCCACGAGGTTGTGCCTGCCGTTTCGTCGAGGAGGCATTCGTAGGCGACAATGGTGCCCACCGTCAGCAACGG harbors:
- a CDS encoding kinetoplast-associated protein-like protein, with translation MEMAEAAAASPLLTVGTIVAYECLLDETAGTTSWRLGSILALPSSSSTAGGSVEAHTTAPAEANAAPTNGKGKSLEVMPPKANHANGGAPDDRVGIVTVMVTPSPMPASACQTVLIQPWIPLAPVAGAHGDAGHFNPSDATAGTPTRSSGGGGIGSHPPSSQRHVVMSAAHLADINATHKELEEMQRFERDEDGIDSDSSPTIAASRHCRSAVGGDDDENDKQLAAALSQAYTRVLASTTHSRECRSLLHADDLHRGSTEGVTAEVDGDGDANPVPTRQIEEKRVEFLHRVEKILGEMRKTRKSQRELQVAQKTVQASLEDARRQLRDAQEKVQHIDRRHLREIQGYRLPPAVVKLVMDAVLCVLGEKTKNWTDVVTAMRSPSFISKVASSHNVQLTPAEVQELRKNFISNPHFSYADALKGSQALGQFYEWVMRQVQLVDAGNAHARFRAENAERIKALADARRKMKAEAAELQRLEEEIEAVMSEQTRQLQEQRSDALNIYPTNCETWSQRRSSALTDALVPAAESPGAAKTSTQRLHRTSVSPASGAAPPMSTSARLRSTAAQAATADSSEATANSNAAAEACVDAAQQRSSTMAAVIAVPAGNASVPRAATDAAAMTDDDMTKRTGSVCAANNSPTSLTVAQQQQQQQQVLTMMPPGSRWMCPQPGSLHSSYILRSSILCVVGHQQQRTCEKSGETSLYHNTATPAADIVELTMVKQQLVAEALPDPKRAVLPLPPTSATVASQRSSNATIVTQHGKDLTGNEWEKVVKDSPGDLRRTTVEDVPMICQDPDRAAVDVEWARGSLHGQCAVSHPDSGSSEAVRAAIKERAYPTVMAIYKQRQRTRDWLDEEGLRERQQVAPLASLEEEVQEETEAPRETQSLRDAFGADKRPLAAQTASQTVAFDDVGERLASQEALQEKAAMRQALEVTTTQLERVQALLRVCEEAAEVHKAALAESQAKVKSAEDQVTAAQVRMASAEERIMKVETDARGARAAAELSTAQAEKALEDLEGQLRTAQAALVEERTRLQEELDKAQAAAAAREKQLLHQMDAMKKQLAEAQRHEKAMKAEKDRHQQEAPAAADAKRAVEHAVQLAALEQKLKEATLAQAALQEEHQRLHSAFERAQAQAAANERARLPLQETIKSVQMQQEYQQGHVAHSPAHPLKRPKHNSFEHAQVRVAEASAAFVEALGAQLTAAEVATSFCGAEMKAAAARSQRSFAAMEQEVLEAQRRAAQLEEARRTAREKLQAMMTVVSAEDAGDSATGAELMRLNSMQEHQEALSDISERVIAASAALTSASETLETHQQQRAAGLMQEEARLAKVFHEGGGHDRNRKGSDLAAQIMCKVYESTTGSFLSRRQCIGMNACLCALLLLSLTTLQYKKYHV